The Desulfatiglans sp. genome includes a window with the following:
- a CDS encoding formylglycine-generating enzyme family protein produces MQKRGAIILATIVMSFVTGFTISSDDKGRTEKNFKDCDMCPEMVIIPPGTFIMGSPESEKYREKDEGQHRVIINYSFAVSKAPITWDQWEACARDAMCDGQAVETALRKEKQGKTEKEEYIDYGRGNRPVVGVSWWDAQVFVGWLNKKTGKDQYRLLTEAEYEYAARAGTSTVYLWGDEASREYANFGTEVNNELGGAVGGRDLWINTSPVCSFPVNGFGLCDMAGNVYQWVEDCYEADGIKLPADGSTVKSGNCNVRGFRGNSFMSDIKTLRSANRAFVYSPDARGRSFLGIRVARIID; encoded by the coding sequence ATGCAAAAGAGAGGAGCTATAATACTAGCGACGATTGTGATGAGCTTTGTAACCGGATTTACAATCTCATCTGATGATAAGGGTCGAACCGAAAAAAACTTTAAGGATTGCGATATGTGTCCCGAGATGGTTATAATTCCTCCTGGCACATTCATCATGGGCTCTCCTGAGAGTGAAAAATACCGCGAAAAGGATGAAGGCCAGCACCGGGTTATCATTAATTACTCATTTGCTGTCAGCAAGGCCCCTATCACCTGGGATCAATGGGAGGCATGTGCACGGGATGCCATGTGCGATGGACAGGCTGTGGAGACAGCGCTCAGGAAAGAAAAACAGGGCAAAACTGAAAAAGAGGAGTATATTGATTATGGCCGCGGAAACAGGCCGGTAGTAGGCGTAAGCTGGTGGGACGCACAGGTGTTTGTGGGCTGGCTTAATAAAAAAACAGGCAAGGATCAGTACAGGCTTTTAACAGAGGCAGAATACGAATATGCAGCCCGTGCCGGCACCTCAACCGTATACCTGTGGGGGGATGAAGCCAGCCGCGAATATGCCAATTTTGGCACAGAGGTTAACAATGAACTGGGAGGCGCTGTCGGGGGCAGGGATCTATGGATTAACACATCTCCTGTATGCTCATTTCCTGTAAACGGATTTGGATTATGCGATATGGCAGGTAATGTTTATCAATGGGTTGAGGATTGCTATGAGGCTGACGGGATAAAGCTCCCGGCTGATGGATCAACGGTAAAGAGCGGCAACTGTAATGTCCGCGGATTCAGGGGCAATTCATTTATGAGCGATATAAAGACACTGCGGTCCGCCAACCGTGCCTTTGTATATTCACCTGATGCAAGGGGCAGAAGCTTCCTGGGCATCCGTGTTGCCAGGATCATTGACTGA
- a CDS encoding esterase, producing the protein MKQYLTTLFLIVIFGSITCQAQTNQPAIINDWKPSTLNQPGQEYPQVNSQGYARFRIVAPEAKSVSVSLGLGARGGTTLAKAAEGAWMGTTEGPLDEGFHYYRITVDGGTFNDPGTLNFYGSTRWESGIEIPAHDQDFYALKDVPHGNVQQILFPSKSTNTSRRAFVYTPPGYDKDLNRRYPVLYLQHGWGEDETAWSVQGHANLIMDNLIAENKIKPFLIVMTYGMTNDVKIGGLGGFKIEPFQTVLVDELIPYVDAHFRTLSDQPNRAMAGLSMGGIETRLITLSNLDKFSHIGLLSGGSISMDDVKNTPGFKEKVRLVFVSYGSRELGNNSFGGSNPFGGDPKENNAALKKAGINSAFYVSQNTAHEFLSWRRSLKEMAPLLFKK; encoded by the coding sequence ATGAAACAATATCTGACCACCCTTTTCCTGATAGTTATATTTGGGTCTATAACATGTCAGGCCCAGACTAACCAGCCTGCTATAATTAATGACTGGAAGCCATCTACCCTCAATCAGCCCGGCCAGGAGTATCCGCAGGTAAACTCACAGGGATATGCACGGTTCCGCATTGTTGCACCAGAGGCCAAAAGCGTGAGTGTAAGTCTTGGTCTGGGGGCACGCGGGGGCACCACACTTGCCAAGGCCGCAGAGGGTGCCTGGATGGGCACAACTGAAGGGCCGCTTGATGAAGGGTTCCACTATTATCGTATCACCGTGGATGGCGGAACATTTAATGACCCTGGCACACTCAACTTTTACGGCTCTACCAGGTGGGAAAGCGGTATTGAAATCCCTGCCCATGATCAGGATTTTTACGCCCTTAAAGATGTTCCTCATGGCAATGTGCAGCAGATTTTATTTCCCTCAAAGAGCACCAATACCTCACGCCGCGCCTTTGTATATACCCCACCCGGATACGATAAGGATTTAAACAGGCGTTACCCTGTGCTATACCTGCAGCATGGATGGGGCGAGGATGAAACCGCCTGGAGCGTTCAGGGACACGCCAATCTCATCATGGATAACCTGATTGCAGAGAATAAAATCAAACCATTTCTGATAGTGATGACCTACGGCATGACCAATGATGTTAAGATAGGCGGCCTTGGAGGTTTTAAGATTGAACCCTTTCAGACAGTCCTCGTGGATGAGCTTATTCCATATGTAGATGCCCATTTCCGCACACTTTCTGATCAACCCAATCGGGCTATGGCGGGCCTCTCCATGGGCGGGATAGAGACCAGGCTGATTACGCTTTCTAACCTGGATAAATTTTCCCATATCGGTCTTTTAAGCGGTGGCAGTATTTCTATGGATGATGTCAAAAATACACCCGGTTTTAAGGAAAAGGTAAGGCTGGTTTTTGTAAGTTATGGCAGCCGCGAGCTTGGCAATAACAGTTTTGGGGGCAGCAATCCATTTGGCGGTGACCCGAAGGAAAATAATGCTGCCTTAAAAAAGGCAGGTATAAACAGCGCATTCTATGTTTCACAGAATACAGCCCATGAATTTTTATCATGGAGACGCAGCCTTAAGGAGATGGCTCCTCTGCTGTTCAAGAAGTAA
- a CDS encoding MFS transporter, giving the protein MPNNSVSIKEVLDSGKFTLYQIWICTLCFLLAFFDGFDLSLVGVALPDISEYLNSTSAALGVAMSAGNVGALIGAFILGMMADRFGRKNMLLVSAFTFGIFTLAIAFIQSVEQLIFLRFIAGLGLGGAVPNALAFGSEYAPSKKRATLATTMYAGVAIGATFAGLFASYFLPRFGWQSLFLAGGTVACLIGIIALISLPESLEFLVKRNTNIDKSRIRKIVSRIAPLYGTDNNIDFVSSEKRLAGVPFKHLFKDGRTANTILLWMAFILSYYLLWLILSWTPTLLKKSGASSQEFSLAFACVNMGAVFATVLIGILMDKFNPLKILKIGFFLAFISVFIFGYFASSSFIIVAVFSAIMGFFVIGSNSGLMGLAAISYPADIRGTGLGWATGVGRAGSLLAPVAGGLMLTGNWSVNYICTTNAILALVVILIIFIMQKVNSK; this is encoded by the coding sequence ATGCCCAATAATTCAGTAAGTATAAAAGAGGTCCTTGATTCAGGTAAATTTACTTTATATCAGATATGGATATGCACACTGTGTTTTTTGCTTGCCTTTTTTGACGGGTTTGATCTGTCACTGGTTGGTGTGGCGCTTCCTGATATCAGCGAGTATCTAAATTCAACATCCGCCGCCCTTGGGGTGGCAATGAGCGCCGGCAATGTTGGAGCGCTTATCGGGGCATTTATCCTGGGCATGATGGCCGATCGTTTTGGCCGCAAAAATATGCTCCTGGTCTCAGCCTTCACATTTGGTATTTTTACACTGGCTATCGCCTTTATCCAATCAGTTGAGCAACTGATCTTTCTCCGCTTTATAGCAGGTCTGGGACTGGGAGGAGCCGTTCCAAATGCGCTTGCCTTTGGATCAGAGTATGCACCAAGTAAGAAACGGGCAACACTTGCCACTACAATGTATGCCGGGGTTGCCATTGGAGCTACATTTGCCGGTCTATTTGCCTCTTACTTTCTTCCCAGATTTGGATGGCAGTCTTTATTTTTAGCAGGCGGCACAGTAGCATGCCTCATAGGGATCATTGCATTAATATCCCTGCCTGAGTCGCTGGAATTTCTGGTCAAAAGAAATACAAACATAGATAAGAGTCGCATACGCAAAATAGTCTCAAGAATCGCCCCATTATATGGAACTGATAACAATATTGATTTCGTTTCATCAGAAAAAAGACTTGCCGGTGTACCCTTTAAGCATCTGTTCAAAGACGGGCGTACTGCCAATACAATATTATTATGGATGGCCTTTATCTTAAGCTATTATCTGCTCTGGCTGATTCTTTCATGGACACCTACATTGCTCAAAAAAAGCGGGGCCTCCTCCCAGGAATTCAGCCTTGCCTTTGCGTGCGTTAATATGGGGGCTGTCTTTGCAACGGTATTGATAGGCATTTTGATGGATAAATTCAACCCGTTAAAAATATTAAAAATAGGCTTTTTTCTTGCATTTATAAGTGTTTTTATTTTTGGATATTTTGCATCCAGCTCATTTATTATAGTTGCTGTTTTCTCGGCCATCATGGGATTCTTTGTAATCGGAAGCAACTCCGGACTCATGGGGCTCGCTGCTATTTCATACCCGGCAGATATCAGGGGCACAGGGCTCGGGTGGGCCACAGGGGTCGGGAGAGCCGGCTCACTGCTGGCGCCTGTTGCAGGAGGTCTTATGCTCACAGGAAACTGGAGCGTTAACTATATCTGTACTACCAATGCCATTCTTGCGCTGGTGGTCATATTGATAATTTTTATAATGCAGAAGGTAAATTCAAAATAA
- a CDS encoding FAD-binding protein produces the protein MNHCGSNKKDLSRRDFIKTTSVGIGAAAIAGLNAAPAKGQGYENKVKWDKETDVLIAGSGFAGLASAITAHDAGAKVIILEKAPEEYEGGNSKVSGNMWWTPEDVNEGIKYITALCYGLTDQKSIKALAQGMFENNEWLKKLGVEPTPLGMFQPEYPELPGGETVRTWGNGRGVFGGALYLPVRKQVKDRGIPVMYQTAAKELIKNEKGEITGIKAESSGMIINIKAKRGVILACGGFEFAHDMQQQFLPGWPMYGRGTTYNTGDGIRMAQQAGADLWHMNNALAGVGAILVDDETLGKVPVTVSMFGTPYILIDSQGKRFMNESVQGRHGLGEKEHLIFFDTLNTQSFTRIPCYAIMDSRALKRALVTTGMKFGWYNWYSKYKWSQDNSAEVEKGWIIKGDTLQELSGKLGIKSEALEKTLSAYNQFCDAGVDTDFDRPKMGLTKIDQSPYVALKIYPVMYNTQGGPRRNASCQIVDPFDTPIPRLFSAGELGSFWGWMYNGGGNNSECLATGRIAGANAAALKPW, from the coding sequence ATGAATCATTGTGGTAGCAACAAAAAAGATTTATCGAGGAGAGATTTTATAAAAACAACTTCAGTCGGCATAGGGGCTGCTGCAATAGCAGGTCTCAATGCTGCCCCTGCAAAAGGTCAGGGTTACGAGAATAAGGTGAAGTGGGATAAAGAGACCGATGTGCTGATTGCGGGGAGCGGGTTTGCCGGGCTTGCATCTGCAATAACTGCCCATGATGCCGGTGCAAAGGTCATTATTCTGGAAAAGGCCCCTGAGGAGTATGAGGGCGGCAACAGCAAGGTATCGGGCAACATGTGGTGGACCCCTGAGGATGTGAATGAGGGAATAAAATATATTACTGCCCTATGTTACGGCCTCACAGACCAGAAAAGCATAAAGGCACTGGCACAGGGGATGTTTGAAAACAATGAATGGCTCAAAAAACTGGGGGTTGAACCCACGCCCCTGGGGATGTTTCAGCCGGAGTACCCGGAACTTCCTGGAGGCGAGACAGTAAGGACATGGGGTAATGGCAGGGGTGTTTTTGGAGGCGCCCTTTATCTGCCCGTCAGGAAACAGGTTAAAGACAGGGGTATACCTGTCATGTATCAGACAGCAGCAAAGGAGCTGATTAAAAACGAGAAGGGTGAAATCACTGGCATAAAGGCAGAGTCATCAGGAATGATAATCAACATTAAGGCAAAGCGCGGCGTTATCCTTGCCTGCGGCGGTTTTGAATTTGCACATGATATGCAGCAGCAGTTTCTTCCCGGATGGCCCATGTATGGCAGGGGCACCACATACAATACAGGTGATGGTATCAGAATGGCCCAGCAGGCAGGGGCAGACCTCTGGCATATGAACAACGCTTTGGCCGGGGTCGGCGCTATCCTGGTGGATGATGAGACGCTTGGAAAAGTCCCGGTTACAGTATCTATGTTCGGAACCCCCTATATACTTATAGACAGTCAGGGAAAACGCTTTATGAATGAATCTGTCCAGGGCCGCCATGGATTGGGTGAGAAGGAGCACCTTATCTTTTTTGATACCCTGAACACACAGAGCTTCACCCGCATACCATGTTATGCAATAATGGATTCAAGGGCGCTTAAAAGAGCTCTTGTGACCACCGGTATGAAATTCGGCTGGTATAACTGGTACTCAAAATACAAGTGGAGCCAGGATAACAGCGCTGAAGTAGAAAAAGGGTGGATTATTAAGGGAGATACACTGCAGGAGCTTTCAGGCAAACTCGGTATAAAATCCGAGGCACTTGAAAAGACCCTTTCAGCATACAATCAATTCTGCGACGCCGGTGTAGATACAGACTTTGACAGGCCGAAAATGGGGCTGACCAAAATTGATCAATCTCCTTATGTTGCGCTCAAGATATATCCTGTTATGTATAACACCCAGGGCGGGCCAAGACGTAATGCATCATGCCAGATTGTTGACCCGTTTGATACGCCCATACCGAGACTGTTTAGCGCTGGTGAACTGGGGTCATTCTGGGGCTGGATGTACAATGGTGGGGGGAATAATTCAGAGTGTCTCGCAACCGGCAGGATCGCGGGGGCAAATGCAGCAGCGCTTAAACCCTGGTAA
- a CDS encoding family 43 glycosylhydrolase, whose product MKSRILSAVFSLLFFQIFSGSISAQVGEPYIHDPSTITECDGKYYTFGTGSGGLISEDGWIWRRGAVRPGGGVAPDVIRINDRYYVTYAKGGGGLSGGHASNVYVMWSKTLDPNSPDFEFRDETIVASSDGVEDCDAIDSAFLLDPTDGRLWLTYGTYFGFIRIIELDPKTGKRMPGNEPVNIAIDCEATAMMYRDGWYYLLGTHGTCCDGPNSTYNIRVGRSKKVTGPYVDHMGVPMLRGGGKLVADASEPYVGPGHFGLIDLGDGVNKFSCHYEADLMRSGHSVLAIRPLLWKDGWPVEGENLKESTYEIQSERSGYALELAVDFVRMPGGMRFFGAKTEEPAAPVPIQKLTDVEKGWPDGNIEVRMSDYMFRPHQKWTVTPVPEAGGYFGSPYFKITIEGTNRALAATAEKEVVTVPEFTGAPEQLWQIDQLTDGTYRIMPKLVPGSDEQVALTAVGRSMPSLVKFNPESYIGRWSFKKS is encoded by the coding sequence ATGAAATCCCGAATTCTATCAGCAGTCTTTTCTTTACTATTTTTCCAGATCTTTTCCGGTTCAATATCAGCACAGGTGGGAGAACCCTATATTCACGATCCATCCACAATCACAGAGTGTGATGGAAAATACTATACCTTTGGTACAGGCAGCGGAGGCCTGATCTCTGAGGATGGATGGATATGGCGCAGGGGGGCAGTGCGTCCGGGCGGGGGTGTAGCACCTGATGTTATACGCATCAATGACCGCTATTATGTGACATATGCAAAAGGTGGAGGGGGGCTTTCAGGCGGTCACGCCAGCAATGTATATGTAATGTGGTCAAAGACCCTTGATCCGAACTCCCCTGACTTCGAATTCAGGGATGAAACAATAGTCGCATCATCTGATGGTGTTGAAGACTGTGACGCCATAGACTCCGCATTCCTTCTTGACCCCACTGACGGCAGGCTCTGGCTTACCTATGGGACATACTTCGGCTTTATCAGAATAATCGAGCTTGATCCAAAAACCGGAAAACGTATGCCAGGTAATGAGCCTGTTAATATTGCAATCGACTGCGAGGCAACAGCCATGATGTACCGTGACGGCTGGTATTATCTGCTGGGCACACACGGCACCTGCTGCGATGGGCCTAACTCCACATACAACATCCGTGTGGGGCGTTCAAAAAAGGTAACCGGTCCCTATGTGGATCATATGGGTGTACCAATGCTCAGGGGCGGAGGGAAGCTTGTTGCTGATGCCAGTGAGCCCTATGTTGGGCCTGGTCACTTTGGCCTTATAGACCTTGGTGATGGTGTTAATAAATTCTCCTGCCATTATGAGGCGGATCTTATGCGTAGCGGTCACAGTGTGCTGGCTATTCGTCCCCTTCTATGGAAAGATGGGTGGCCTGTTGAAGGTGAAAATTTGAAGGAGAGCACCTATGAGATACAATCCGAGCGAAGCGGCTATGCGCTTGAACTGGCTGTGGATTTTGTAAGGATGCCAGGCGGTATGCGTTTTTTTGGGGCTAAAACTGAAGAACCTGCTGCCCCGGTCCCTATCCAGAAACTTACAGATGTGGAAAAGGGGTGGCCGGATGGCAACATCGAAGTAAGGATGAGTGACTACATGTTCAGACCGCACCAGAAATGGACTGTTACACCTGTACCTGAGGCTGGTGGATATTTTGGCTCACCCTATTTCAAAATAACAATCGAAGGCACCAATAGAGCACTGGCAGCAACCGCAGAAAAAGAGGTTGTGACAGTCCCTGAATTTACAGGCGCACCTGAACAGCTCTGGCAGATTGACCAGTTGACTGATGGTACATATCGAATAATGCCAAAACTTGTACCCGGTTCAGATGAACAGGTGGCGCTCACAGCAGTGGGAAGGAGTATGCCGTCTCTTGTAAAATTCAACCCGGAGAGCTACATAGGACGCTGGTCTTTTAAAAAATCATGA
- a CDS encoding tannase/feruloyl esterase family alpha/beta hydrolase, which yields MNFKSFFARKLYSRITIPFGLICLMLLFVFPVKNSLAADIKTNLSQCSDIAKLAGHNFVVEKAEIVPAGPIPGPGGNGDKLPEHCLIQGMLNPRTGVKGQKFGIGFELRMPANWNKRFFFQGGGGLDGVLSPATGSHMGAIKPSALARGFAVVSTDGGHRSSMLDGTFGLDQQARIDYGYNALDKVTLKAKELIEKYYGAAPTYSYFVGCSNGGRQALMASQRFPLYFDGIVAGDPAIKFSGIAMDQIWNVQVAARIAPKDDNGRPIISKAFSDEDLRLVANNLLNRCDALDGLADGFINDWQGCDFDPGILTCKSVKTGTCLTKAQVDALRDMFNGPRTSDGKSIYGPFNYDTGIGGSEWRGMHIGSSGTGKWDSADATLGLVNLSYLQLTPPDPDLDPLEFDFDRDAVRTRHTAANTDADSTFLSTFADHGKMIVYNGLSDQGMASGVLSAWYDEVVKVNGPAIRDSIRLFFIPGMCHCSGGKATDQFNMLDAITGWVENGKAPDRIIATGKAFPGVSRPLCPYPLVARYKDGDVNSADSFVCSK from the coding sequence ATGAATTTTAAATCGTTTTTTGCGAGAAAATTGTATAGCAGAATTACAATTCCATTTGGGTTAATCTGTCTTATGCTGCTCTTTGTATTTCCTGTTAAAAACAGCCTTGCTGCAGATATAAAAACAAACCTTTCGCAATGTTCGGATATCGCAAAGCTCGCAGGGCATAACTTTGTAGTTGAAAAGGCGGAGATTGTTCCGGCAGGTCCAATCCCCGGACCGGGAGGCAATGGAGATAAGTTGCCTGAACACTGCCTTATCCAGGGTATGCTAAATCCCCGGACAGGTGTAAAAGGGCAGAAGTTTGGGATAGGTTTTGAATTGCGTATGCCTGCAAACTGGAACAAGCGGTTCTTTTTCCAGGGAGGAGGCGGGCTTGATGGTGTACTCTCCCCTGCTACAGGCAGTCATATGGGCGCAATAAAGCCCTCTGCCCTTGCCCGCGGTTTTGCAGTGGTTTCAACGGACGGGGGACATCGCAGCAGCATGCTCGATGGCACCTTTGGCCTGGATCAGCAGGCGCGTATTGATTACGGCTATAATGCACTGGACAAGGTCACGCTCAAGGCAAAGGAGCTGATAGAAAAGTATTATGGCGCTGCACCTACCTATTCTTATTTTGTAGGCTGTTCCAATGGCGGCAGGCAGGCACTGATGGCATCTCAGCGTTTTCCCCTTTATTTTGACGGGATTGTAGCTGGAGACCCTGCAATAAAATTCTCAGGCATAGCAATGGATCAGATATGGAACGTTCAGGTGGCAGCCCGGATTGCACCCAAAGATGACAATGGCCGGCCCATAATCTCAAAGGCATTTTCTGATGAAGACTTGCGACTCGTCGCGAACAACCTGCTTAATCGTTGTGATGCCCTGGATGGGCTGGCTGACGGTTTTATCAATGACTGGCAGGGCTGCGACTTTGACCCCGGAATCCTCACATGCAAATCGGTTAAAACAGGGACATGTCTTACGAAGGCACAGGTAGATGCATTAAGGGATATGTTTAACGGGCCGCGCACGAGTGATGGAAAATCCATATACGGCCCTTTCAACTATGATACCGGCATTGGAGGATCAGAATGGAGGGGCATGCATATCGGTTCTTCAGGCACCGGGAAATGGGATTCTGCTGACGCCACACTGGGATTAGTAAATTTAAGTTATCTTCAATTAACCCCTCCTGATCCTGATCTTGATCCCCTTGAGTTTGATTTTGACCGTGATGCTGTTCGGACTCGCCATACTGCTGCCAATACAGATGCTGACTCGACCTTTCTTTCGACCTTTGCAGACCATGGGAAGATGATCGTTTATAACGGACTTTCTGATCAGGGCATGGCATCAGGCGTTCTTTCCGCCTGGTACGATGAAGTAGTTAAAGTCAATGGCCCGGCTATCCGTGATTCTATAAGGCTCTTCTTTATCCCGGGCATGTGCCACTGCAGCGGGGGAAAAGCAACAGACCAGTTCAACATGCTTGACGCAATAACAGGCTGGGTGGAAAATGGTAAGGCGCCGGATCGAATCATTGCAACAGGCAAGGCATTTCCCGGTGTATCAAGGCCACTTTGCCCCTACCCTCTTGTTGCACGTTATAAGGATGGAGATGTAAACAGCGCAGACAGTTTTGTCTGTTCAAAGTAG
- a CDS encoding prolyl oligopeptidase family serine peptidase, which translates to MRKNTNRILTLTLTILLAIILTHPAYTQDAAPQPKPKMEFNPFQMDSRAKEIAYNFKDANKELKYCLFVSSKVDKEKKAPLIVTLHGLGAGPSIMMNKQAVDLAEEGGYILVAPMGYNERGWYGVPFSIPAGKTPPKPAPSNEGATAKPAPKPSLFFDPNDPPNLHELSEKDVMNVLDMVRKEYKIDENRIYLMGHSMGGAGTLYLGSKYADIWAAIAPIAPAAFGIEPDILEKIKSMPVIFVHGATDEVVPIDISRRWVEKAKSLNMTYEFKEMEGVTHGPVITAALPAVYEFFGKHSKSK; encoded by the coding sequence ATGAGAAAAAACACTAACCGAATCTTAACTTTAACATTAACCATTTTACTGGCTATTATTCTTACTCATCCTGCCTATACGCAGGATGCTGCGCCACAACCCAAACCCAAAATGGAGTTTAATCCATTCCAGATGGATTCACGCGCAAAGGAGATCGCCTATAACTTCAAGGATGCCAATAAAGAACTCAAATACTGCCTGTTTGTTTCATCAAAGGTAGATAAAGAGAAAAAGGCCCCTCTCATTGTTACGCTTCATGGTCTAGGCGCAGGCCCATCAATCATGATGAATAAACAGGCTGTTGACCTGGCAGAGGAAGGGGGCTACATCCTTGTGGCGCCCATGGGATATAATGAAAGGGGTTGGTACGGTGTACCTTTCAGCATCCCCGCGGGCAAGACTCCGCCAAAACCCGCCCCTTCAAATGAGGGTGCAACTGCCAAACCGGCACCAAAGCCCTCTCTGTTTTTTGATCCGAATGATCCGCCAAACCTGCATGAGTTGAGTGAAAAGGATGTAATGAATGTTCTGGATATGGTACGTAAAGAGTATAAAATTGATGAGAACCGGATTTACCTGATGGGCCATTCCATGGGCGGGGCCGGGACACTTTACCTTGGGAGCAAGTATGCGGATATCTGGGCTGCAATAGCGCCCATTGCCCCGGCAGCCTTTGGCATTGAGCCTGATATACTGGAAAAAATAAAAAGCATGCCGGTAATTTTTGTACACGGCGCTACTGATGAAGTAGTACCAATAGACATCTCCAGGAGATGGGTTGAAAAGGCAAAGTCATTGAACATGACATATGAATTCAAGGAAATGGAGGGTGTAACCCACGGGCCGGTTATAACCGCTGCACTTCCGGCTGTATATGAGTTTTTTGGTAAACACTCAAAATCGAAATAA
- a CDS encoding type II toxin-antitoxin system VapC family toxin, giving the protein MIYLIDTNICIYLMNQKPFKVIQKFKNTEVGKIGISTITVSELNYGVAKSNNKKQNAQRLEEFLTPFEILPYDEAASKYYGIIRTELESQGKIIGPLDMLIAAHALSKDLILVTNNEKEFLRIKSLKVENWAK; this is encoded by the coding sequence ATGATCTATTTGATTGATACCAATATCTGTATTTATCTAATGAATCAAAAACCCTTTAAAGTAATTCAAAAATTTAAAAATACAGAAGTTGGGAAAATCGGTATATCGACTATCACTGTATCCGAACTAAATTATGGTGTTGCAAAAAGCAATAACAAAAAACAGAATGCTCAACGACTTGAAGAATTTCTCACCCCATTTGAAATCCTGCCATATGACGAGGCTGCATCAAAATATTATGGAATAATTCGCACTGAGCTTGAATCACAGGGTAAAATAATTGGCCCTCTTGATATGCTTATTGCTGCACATGCTCTAAGTAAGGATTTGATATTGGTCACAAATAATGAAAAAGAATTTCTAAGGATTAAATCATTAAAGGTTGAAAACTGGGCAAAGTAG
- a CDS encoding antitoxin, with translation MDTAKLFINGRSQAVRLPKSYRFEGKEVYIKKVSQGILIIPKDKSVWDDWEENLKKYDEPFMTDRNQPHSQQERDGLNDLFD, from the coding sequence ATGGATACTGCAAAATTATTTATTAACGGGCGAAGTCAGGCAGTGCGTTTACCCAAGAGTTATCGATTCGAAGGGAAGGAGGTATATATTAAAAAAGTCTCTCAAGGAATTTTAATAATACCTAAAGATAAATCAGTATGGGATGACTGGGAAGAAAATTTAAAAAAATATGATGAGCCATTTATGACTGACAGGAATCAACCTCATTCTCAACAGGAAAGGGATGGTTTAAATGATCTATTTGATTGA
- a CDS encoding RNA polymerase sigma factor has protein sequence MSGKVEQVFNDILVLMALDGDRQALDKLARRWWPRHYAHACRFLGHHEGAADVVQDAWSQIIAGLRKLNDVSRFPAWSYSIVSRRCYDLIRRRKTSRQNETVDNEQIGEREADESLKMDMEKALKQLPGEQRAALALFYIEGFNVNEIATALHIPAGTVKTRIFHARNKLKAFFKNNEENTGGKDHE, from the coding sequence ATGTCAGGAAAAGTAGAACAGGTCTTTAACGATATTTTAGTGCTAATGGCACTGGATGGCGACAGGCAGGCGCTTGATAAACTGGCCAGGCGCTGGTGGCCGCGCCACTATGCCCATGCATGCAGGTTCCTGGGTCATCATGAAGGTGCAGCGGATGTGGTACAGGATGCCTGGAGCCAGATCATAGCCGGGCTTAGAAAACTGAATGATGTATCGCGGTTTCCGGCCTGGTCATATTCCATTGTCTCCAGGCGCTGTTATGACCTGATCAGGAGAAGAAAAACTAGCAGACAAAATGAAACAGTCGATAATGAACAAATAGGCGAGAGAGAGGCAGATGAGAGTCTGAAGATGGATATGGAGAAGGCACTGAAACAGCTCCCTGGCGAACAAAGGGCAGCACTTGCGCTGTTCTATATTGAGGGATTTAATGTTAATGAAATAGCAACCGCCCTTCACATACCCGCAGGCACGGTAAAAACCAGGATCTTTCATGCGAGGAACAAATTAAAGGCATTTTTTAAAAATAACGAAGAGAACACAGGAGGAAAAGATCATGAGTAA